A genomic segment from Heliomicrobium gestii encodes:
- a CDS encoding MmcQ/YjbR family DNA-binding protein, which produces MKYSWLDQYCLNKKGAEKDFQVEWNATRYMIRGKMFALQGCNKENKPIITVKLDPMYGDFLRRQYKDIVPGYYMNKTHWNSLSLDGDVPDDVVKDMLDKSHELIFNSLSKKVQKEISNG; this is translated from the coding sequence ATGAAATACAGTTGGCTCGATCAATACTGCCTCAACAAAAAAGGCGCCGAAAAAGACTTTCAAGTCGAATGGAACGCCACACGGTACATGATTCGTGGAAAGATGTTCGCCTTACAGGGATGCAACAAGGAGAATAAACCGATCATCACGGTTAAGCTCGACCCGATGTACGGAGACTTTTTGAGAAGGCAATACAAAGACATTGTCCCCGGATACTACATGAATAAAACCCACTGGAATTCGCTATCTCTTGATGGAGATGTTCCAGATGATGTGGTCAAAGACATGCTGGATAAATCCCATGAACTCATCTTCAACAGCTTAAGCAAAAAGGTTCAAAAGGAAATCTCAAATGGATAG
- a CDS encoding AraC family transcriptional regulator: protein MDALKQVNLAMKYIEANLAGEIDFSQVARLACCSEYHFKRMFSFLSGYSLSEYIRRRRLALAASELQNSNVKVIDLAVKYGYDSPDSFTRAFQALHGVNPTEARKRDVVLKAFPPMTFQLIIKGGNEMDYRIVEKDAFQIAGIKKRITLVYEGVNTQMNDMWSRLTEKDFIELKQLSNVEPRGVLCVSANFTEDRAEGTMLDQYIGVATTQTVPERWTVLPVDASAWAVFTAIGEFPKALQDVWAKIYSEWFPTSGYELTGGPEILWNESKDTSSPNYKSEIWIPVIKK, encoded by the coding sequence GTGGATGCGTTAAAACAGGTCAATCTTGCGATGAAGTATATTGAAGCGAATTTGGCCGGAGAGATTGACTTTTCACAGGTTGCGAGACTTGCCTGCTGTTCCGAGTATCATTTCAAGCGGATGTTTTCATTCCTATCCGGCTATTCACTGAGTGAATATATTCGTCGCAGGCGGCTTGCCTTGGCGGCCTCAGAGCTTCAAAACAGCAATGTGAAGGTGATCGACTTGGCCGTCAAGTACGGTTATGATTCGCCAGACTCATTCACCCGGGCATTTCAGGCGTTGCACGGTGTCAATCCGACGGAAGCGAGAAAGCGGGATGTCGTCTTAAAAGCGTTCCCGCCCATGACCTTTCAATTGATCATCAAGGGAGGCAACGAGATGGACTATCGCATCGTCGAAAAGGATGCTTTTCAAATCGCCGGAATCAAGAAGCGGATCACGCTGGTGTACGAGGGCGTAAACACCCAAATGAACGACATGTGGTCCAGGCTGACAGAAAAAGACTTCATCGAGTTAAAGCAGCTTTCCAATGTAGAGCCCAGAGGCGTCTTATGCGTATCGGCCAATTTCACGGAAGACCGGGCGGAAGGGACAATGCTGGATCAGTACATCGGTGTCGCCACAACGCAGACTGTCCCGGAACGCTGGACCGTATTGCCCGTTGATGCCAGCGCCTGGGCGGTGTTTACAGCCATTGGAGAGTTTCCGAAAGCGCTGCAAGATGTCTGGGCAAAGATTTATTCGGAATGGTTTCCTACCTCCGGCTATGAACTCACGGGCGGCCCGGAGATCCTTTGGAACGAAAGCAAGGATACGAGCAGCCCAAACTACAAGAGCGAAATCTGGATACCTGTGATCAAGAAATAG
- a CDS encoding iron chaperone gives MEGNKTAYTTIDEYISQFPSEVQDTLNRFREVIQEAAPEAEEKISYQMPTFYLNGNLVHFAAHKQHIGFYPAPSGIEAFQEELSEYKSAKGSVQFPFDKPVPYELIRAIVKFRAVENRKKAEGKKIKKQSGR, from the coding sequence ATGGAAGGAAATAAGACCGCCTATACAACTATAGATGAATACATTTCCCAATTTCCTTCCGAGGTGCAAGACACCCTCAACCGGTTCCGAGAGGTGATCCAGGAGGCGGCGCCTGAAGCGGAAGAGAAGATCAGCTATCAAATGCCGACCTTTTATCTAAATGGAAACCTCGTGCACTTTGCCGCCCATAAACAGCATATCGGTTTTTACCCAGCCCCCAGCGGGATTGAGGCGTTTCAGGAGGAACTCTCGGAATATAAAAGCGCGAAGGGTTCCGTGCAGTTTCCATTCGATAAACCAGTGCCTTATGAACTCATTCGAGCGATCGTCAAGTTTCGAGCGGTCGAGAATCGGAAGAAGGCCGAGGGCAAAAAGATAAAGAAGCAGAGTGGTCGCTGA
- a CDS encoding flavin reductase family protein, with translation MKKTKIANIPYGPYIAVLAGATVDGKANYATLGAYGVVSQRPVLYISLKNSHYTTKGVLENGFFSVNIPSSEMIEKTDYCGTVSGHKVDKSEVFESFYDEAGNAPMIKECPVNYLCKVIDRIPIFDFTMFLGEIVAAYANEDCLENGRPNALKVKPTMMMAFGYFDIHERIGSIFQACKGSE, from the coding sequence ATGAAAAAAACAAAAATAGCCAATATCCCCTATGGACCGTATATTGCCGTCTTAGCAGGAGCCACTGTGGATGGGAAGGCCAATTATGCTACACTTGGCGCCTATGGTGTGGTGAGTCAAAGACCTGTGCTGTATATTTCACTCAAGAATTCCCACTACACGACCAAAGGGGTTTTGGAGAACGGCTTTTTTAGTGTGAATATCCCTTCCTCCGAAATGATTGAGAAAACTGATTATTGCGGGACTGTTTCCGGTCACAAAGTCGATAAATCAGAGGTTTTCGAATCCTTTTATGATGAAGCAGGAAATGCGCCCATGATCAAAGAATGCCCTGTGAATTATCTTTGCAAGGTAATCGATAGGATTCCCATATTTGATTTTACCATGTTCCTCGGTGAGATTGTCGCTGCCTATGCAAATGAAGATTGTTTGGAGAACGGAAGGCCGAATGCGCTCAAGGTAAAGCCCACCATGATGATGGCTTTCGGGTACTTTGATATCCATGAGCGAATTGGCTCGATATTTCAAGCATGCAAGGGCAGCGAGTAA
- a CDS encoding methyltransferase family protein: MGDTERSKRKAYLFPILIMIAMGVILFLPAGSFRFWQAWIWWCGLFALMMFTTAFFQKKSPELLARRRAYKETEVTRKPPAILKLYFLGFIIPGFDVRFHWSSVPVWMIIVSDVLVFVGYILIIFVFNENRYASTVIQVEQDQSVITTGPYAIVRHPMYSGMLLMSLFSPLALGSYWAIIPSLLIIPSLILRIKNE; encoded by the coding sequence ATGGGAGATACGGAACGATCCAAGCGAAAAGCCTATCTGTTTCCGATACTCATTATGATCGCGATGGGCGTCATCCTCTTTCTGCCGGCGGGTTCTTTTCGGTTTTGGCAGGCCTGGATATGGTGGTGTGGATTATTTGCACTGATGATGTTCACAACCGCATTTTTTCAGAAGAAAAGTCCGGAACTGCTGGCAAGAAGAAGAGCCTATAAGGAAACAGAAGTTACGCGCAAACCCCCTGCCATATTAAAATTGTATTTTCTCGGATTCATCATTCCCGGTTTTGATGTTCGCTTTCATTGGTCGTCTGTGCCTGTATGGATGATTATTGTATCGGATGTTCTTGTTTTCGTAGGCTATATATTGATCATCTTTGTCTTTAATGAAAACAGGTACGCTTCAACGGTTATCCAGGTCGAGCAAGATCAATCCGTCATCACAACAGGCCCCTACGCCATCGTTCGCCATCCGATGTATTCGGGAATGTTGCTCATGTCGCTGTTTTCTCCTCTGGCGCTGGGATCTTACTGGGCAATCATTCCATCCCTGTTGATCATACCGTCATTAATACTCAGGATAAAAAACGAATAA
- a CDS encoding MerR family transcriptional regulator has translation MRNHVKISDFVTLTGSTLKTIIYYHKIGLLPEPERSAGGYRLYGAAELRRMHFIKHFKSLGLDLKRIKEILGDKHDAKTLREVLETLRMDLLSEKKSLEERLAQIELLLREDKDILEEDICDSPSFQMITEILKPVQVANYQQTCPELFEQQRKLFGLIDDFQWGEDHRDTFRALAEYFQAHPEQYQNAIDLGARLSKLSQLTEDDPEIEKLARESTEFIKTIPQLRALLCNRQGIKRPLTGVYNDMAATVLSPARMKHMQLFQKYLNS, from the coding sequence GTGAGAAATCACGTAAAAATCAGCGATTTTGTAACATTGACTGGGAGCACTTTGAAGACGATTATCTACTACCATAAGATCGGGTTACTTCCGGAACCGGAACGCTCTGCGGGCGGATACCGATTATATGGGGCGGCGGAACTCAGGCGGATGCATTTTATCAAGCATTTCAAATCCCTTGGGCTGGATCTGAAAAGGATCAAAGAAATATTGGGTGACAAACACGATGCCAAGACTCTGAGAGAAGTCTTGGAAACCCTGCGTATGGATCTGCTCAGCGAGAAAAAAAGTCTGGAGGAACGGTTAGCCCAAATTGAATTATTACTGAGAGAAGACAAAGACATACTCGAAGAGGATATTTGCGACTCCCCGTCTTTTCAGATGATCACAGAGATATTGAAGCCTGTGCAGGTTGCGAATTACCAACAAACCTGCCCGGAACTCTTCGAGCAACAGCGTAAATTGTTTGGCCTGATTGATGACTTTCAGTGGGGAGAGGATCACCGGGATACGTTTCGAGCATTAGCCGAGTATTTCCAAGCTCACCCAGAGCAATATCAAAATGCTATCGATTTAGGCGCGCGTTTGTCGAAACTGTCGCAACTGACAGAGGATGATCCGGAAATTGAAAAGCTAGCCCGGGAATCGACAGAATTTATTAAAACCATACCTCAACTGAGAGCGTTGTTATGCAACCGGCAAGGGATCAAGCGACCCCTTACTGGTGTGTATAACGATATGGCAGCCACCGTTTTATCGCCGGCTCGGATGAAACATATGCAACTTTTTCAAAAATATCTAAATTCATAA
- the ppsA gene encoding phosphoenolpyruvate synthase encodes MYSYVLNFKEIDKTKRSLVGGKGANLGDLSKIEGILVPQGFCITTEAYKKLTANNRELNGLFDELSHLRVEDREKVSQVSKKIRMVIERLPISMDIVEEITGYLAKFGKKDAYAIRSSATAEDLPTASFAGQQDTYLNIIGKDAILKHISKCWASLFTERAVIYRLQNGFDHRNVHLSVVVQQMVFPQAAGVLFTADPLTSHRKVSSIDASFGIGEALVSGRVNADTYKVRNGKVIDKKISTKKLAVYAVIDGGTHEREIETERQIRQALTDEQILHLEGIGRKIEEHFGCPQDIEWCLVDDTVYIVQSRPITTLYPIPEANDQKNHIYVSVGHQQMMTDPMKPLGLSFFLLTTYAPMGSAGGRLFVDVTHMLASPVSRKTIMDTLGKSDPLIKDALKTIIERGDFIKSSLNDENEQSPGKSHQGMPSSGFQSQIENDSAIVSELIQRSRTSIEALKQKIQTKSGTDVFDLILEDIQQLKKMLFDRQSMAVIMAAMDASSWINEKMNEWLGEKNAADRLSQSVPNNITSEMGLALLDVADVIRPYPEVIDYLQHVKEDTFLDDLVAFDGGQETRDAIDAYLNKYGMRCSGEIDITKPRWSEKPTALVPLILSNIKNFEPNESDRKFEQGRQEALKKEQVLLERLKQLPDGEQKAGETKEMISLIRNFIGYREYPKYSMVSRYFVYKKALLKEAERLVQANVIQEKEDIYYLTFEELREVVHTKKLDYPIICKRKEEYKFYEKLTPPRVITSDGEIIAGEYKRENLPAEAIVGLPVSSGFVEGRARVIVTMEEAKLEDGDILITAFTDPSWTPLFVSIKGLVTEVGGLMTHGAVIAREYGLPAVVGVENATKRIKEGQRIRVHGTEGYVEILG; translated from the coding sequence ATGTATTCATATGTCCTTAACTTTAAGGAAATTGACAAAACAAAGCGATCTCTTGTCGGAGGGAAAGGCGCCAACCTAGGGGACCTATCCAAGATTGAGGGGATCCTGGTACCGCAAGGTTTTTGTATTACCACAGAAGCATATAAAAAGCTCACTGCAAATAATCGGGAACTCAACGGTTTATTCGATGAATTATCGCATCTTCGAGTAGAAGATAGGGAAAAAGTCAGTCAAGTGAGCAAGAAAATTCGCATGGTCATCGAAAGACTACCGATTTCTATGGATATAGTTGAAGAGATCACAGGTTATCTTGCGAAATTTGGTAAAAAAGACGCCTATGCCATACGCTCCAGTGCAACGGCAGAGGATTTGCCGACGGCTTCTTTTGCCGGGCAGCAGGATACCTATTTGAACATTATCGGGAAAGACGCGATCCTAAAGCACATCAGCAAATGCTGGGCATCGCTGTTTACCGAGAGGGCAGTAATATACCGCCTTCAAAATGGCTTCGACCACCGTAACGTCCACCTGTCTGTGGTGGTTCAGCAGATGGTCTTCCCGCAGGCGGCGGGGGTTTTGTTTACGGCTGATCCCCTCACTTCGCATCGAAAGGTGTCATCCATCGACGCGAGCTTCGGAATTGGTGAGGCCTTGGTCTCCGGACGGGTGAACGCAGATACCTATAAAGTGCGAAACGGCAAGGTGATCGATAAGAAGATATCCACCAAAAAGCTGGCGGTGTATGCCGTAATCGACGGCGGTACGCACGAACGGGAGATTGAGACGGAGCGGCAGATCCGGCAAGCGCTGACGGATGAGCAGATTTTGCATCTTGAGGGCATCGGCAGAAAGATCGAGGAACACTTCGGCTGCCCCCAGGACATCGAATGGTGTCTGGTGGATGATACCGTTTACATTGTCCAGAGTCGACCAATCACGACGCTATACCCCATCCCTGAAGCGAATGATCAAAAAAATCACATCTATGTATCTGTCGGTCATCAACAAATGATGACCGATCCCATGAAACCATTGGGATTGTCTTTTTTCCTGTTAACGACCTATGCACCCATGGGTAGCGCGGGCGGAAGGTTGTTTGTGGATGTTACCCATATGTTGGCTTCACCGGTCAGCAGAAAAACGATCATGGATACCTTGGGAAAATCCGATCCGCTCATCAAAGACGCGCTGAAGACCATTATCGAGCGAGGTGATTTTATAAAATCGTCTCTAAACGATGAAAACGAACAGAGTCCCGGTAAAAGCCATCAAGGCATGCCGTCTTCGGGTTTTCAATCGCAAATCGAAAACGATTCGGCCATCGTTTCTGAGTTGATTCAGCGGAGTCGAACATCGATAGAAGCGTTGAAACAAAAGATCCAAACGAAATCAGGAACAGATGTATTTGACCTTATCCTAGAAGATATCCAGCAGTTAAAGAAGATGTTATTTGATCGACAAAGTATGGCTGTGATTATGGCGGCTATGGACGCTTCATCATGGATCAATGAAAAAATGAACGAGTGGTTAGGTGAAAAAAACGCAGCAGACAGGCTTTCTCAATCTGTCCCAAACAATATTACTTCGGAAATGGGTCTAGCCCTATTGGATGTGGCCGATGTGATTCGTCCGTATCCCGAAGTGATTGATTATTTACAACATGTAAAAGAGGATACCTTTTTGGATGATCTGGTTGCCTTTGATGGCGGGCAGGAAACCCGGGACGCGATCGATGCCTATCTCAACAAATACGGAATGCGATGCAGCGGGGAGATCGATATTACGAAGCCTCGTTGGAGCGAAAAACCAACAGCGCTCGTCCCCCTGATCCTCAGTAACATCAAAAACTTTGAGCCGAATGAGAGCGATCGAAAATTTGAGCAAGGGCGACAGGAGGCCTTGAAAAAAGAACAAGTGCTGCTCGAACGATTGAAGCAATTACCGGATGGTGAACAAAAAGCCGGAGAGACAAAAGAAATGATCAGCCTAATCCGGAATTTCATCGGTTATCGTGAATATCCGAAATACAGCATGGTCAGTCGCTATTTCGTTTATAAGAAGGCGTTGTTGAAAGAAGCCGAACGACTCGTACAAGCCAACGTTATTCAGGAAAAAGAAGACATATACTATCTCACCTTTGAAGAACTTCGCGAAGTCGTCCACACGAAAAAGCTCGATTACCCGATCATCTGCAAACGAAAAGAGGAGTACAAATTTTATGAAAAACTAACGCCTCCACGTGTGATCACCTCTGATGGTGAAATCATTGCCGGTGAGTACAAACGAGAAAATCTCCCCGCCGAAGCGATTGTCGGTCTACCGGTTTCTTCCGGATTTGTCGAAGGGCGAGCACGTGTCATCGTAACCATGGAAGAGGCGAAACTGGAAGATGGAGATATCCTAATCACCGCCTTTACTGACCCTAGCTGGACGCCATTGTTTGTATCCATCAAAGGCCTAGTCACAGAAGTGGGCGGACTGATGACCCACGGCGCAGTGATCGCCCGTGAATATGGCTTGCCGGCGGTTGTCGGGGTGGAAAATGCCACCAAACGGATCAAAGAGGGGCAACGAATTCGCGTGCATGGAACAGAAGGGTATGTAGAAATCTTAGGATGA